Below is a window of Streptomyces spongiicola DNA.
GGAGACGGATCTGTCCGTGGTCCGGCTAGCGCATGAACTGGCCCGGACCACCAGGCGTATGCGCGGACTGCTCGGAGTCCAGGAGCAACGCCCCGTGCTGAGCCTGGTTCAGTAGTCCCGTCATGAGCGGCAGTCGGGCCGCGGAGTTCCGTTGGCCGTTCCATACCGACACCGACCGGCTACGCCAGCGACTCTCGGACCGCTTCGGTCAGCGCGGTCGCGCGGGCATCGCCGGCCCCGCTGATGATGTGGTTCATCGCGTATCCGAAGGCGATGCGGTGTTCGGGGTCGGCGAAGGCGAGTGAGCCGCCACGGCCGGTGTGGCCGAAGGCGTTCGGGCCGGTCATGAGGTTGCCCTCGGTGGGGAGCATGTATCCCGTGCTGAAGCGGCTTGGGATCACCAGCACCTGGTCCTTGCCGCTGGCCTGCTCCCTGGTTGCCGACGCGAGGGTCTCGGGAGCGATCAGACGCACGCCGTCAACCTCGCCGATCAGCGCGGCGTACATGCGCGCGAGTGCCCGTGCGGTGCCGATGCCGTTGGAGGAGGGGAGTTCTGCGGCCTGCACCTCAGGGGAGTCGAAGTCGACAACGGCCGGGGCTGTGACCGCAAACGCCCGGTTACTGAATGAGTTCGGGTCCCGCCATGCGGCGACCTGTTCGCGGAGTTCCTCGGGAACGGCCTCGGCGGGCACGGTGGTGAGGTCGACGGCCGGGCGCTGGTACACCATGCGGCTGACTCGGCTGCGTTCGCTCGCCGGCAGGCCGATGAAGAAGTCCAGCCCGAGAGGGCCCGCGATCTCGTCGGCGAAGAAGGTGCCCGGCGAGCGGCCGGAGACGCGGCGAATCACCTCGCCGACCAGCCAGCCCCAGGTGCGACCGTGGTACCCGTGTGCAGTGCCCGGAGTCCACATCGGGCGCTGGGCCGCCAGCGCTGTTGCCATGGGGTCCCAGGCCAGTGCCTCGGCCAGGGGGAGCGGCTCGTCCGGGGCGACCAGGCCGGCCTGGTGGGACAGGAGCCAGCGGACGGGGGTGTCCGCCTTGCCGTTCGCCGCGAACTCCGGCCAGTACTTCGCCACCGGTGCGTCGAGGTCGAGCATGCCGCGCTCGACCAGCATGTGCGCCGCCGTCGCGGTGGGTCCCTTGGTCGCCGAATAGACCAGTTGCAGGGTGTCCCGCGCCCATGGGCGGCCGGTATCAACGTCGGCGACGCCACCCCACAGGTCGACCACCGGTCGGCCGTGCCTGTAGACGCACACGGCCGCGCCGATGTCCCCGTGCTGGGTGAAGTTCGCTGCGAACGCCTCGCGGACCGGTTCGAACCCGGGCGCTACCTCACCGTTGATCGTCGTCATACCGTTCATCCTGGCAGCCGCGCTGCCCTCACCGGCAGGGGAACTGGCCTCTGCTCAGAGGCATTCGGCGTCGACGCGCACGACGAGGGTGACGCGTTCGCCTCTCGTGATCGGCCGTACGCCGTGGATGTGGTCGCGGGTGGCGGGGAAGGCGACCAGGGTGCCGCAGGGCGGTTTGATCTCCTGGGCGGGGTTCTCGAAGAACAGCTCGCCGCCGCCGTAGGAGTCCGGAGTGTTGAGCCAGACCACGAGGGTGAGGTCGCCGCCGACGACGGGCTGGCCGTTGGTCCGGGCCCGTTCGCGTTCGATGTCGGTGACCTCGTCGTGGTGGGCGACGAAGCCGACGCCGGGGCCGTAGCGGTAGACGACCGCCGGCTGGGTGGGTATGCGCTTCGGGGCGATCTCGAAGTGGCTGCGGACGGGGGCGGCGCAGTGGGAGATGGCCGCCTCCTCCAGGTGTGTCGGCATCTCGACGTATTCGCTCTTGCGCAGCGTTTCGTCGATGACGCCCTGGTAGGTGCGGGGGCGGGCGGCGTGGTTCTTCACGTGGTCCATCAGCGCTCCGCAGAGGCCGAGGGGGATGGCGCTCTCACGATGAGCGGTAAGCGACTCTTCCAGGTCATGAGGTGGGCTCCTGCCACCAACGGGTGCCTTCGGGCGAGTCCTCAAGGGTCACGCCCTGCTCGGTGAGCTGGTCGCGGATCGCGTCGGCCTCGGCGAATTTCCTCGCCGCGCGCAGCCGGTCGCGTTCCTTCACGAGTTCGTCGACTGCGGCGTCGCTCTCGGCGGCGCCGGGGATGTCGAAGGTTCCGAAGAGGTTGTTCACGTCCTCGATCAGCCGCAGGGCGGCCGGGCCGGCCGGCTCCTCCGTACGGTTCTGCTCGCGGATGTACTGGAACAGGACGGCGAGGGCACCGGGGGCGTCGAAGTCGTCGTCCAGGTGCTCACGCATCTCCGTCCAGGCATCCGTCGCGCGTGCGACGTTCGTCTGGCTGTCGGTGTGTGCGGGGTCGATGGTCCGGGCGAAGTTCTCGATTCGGCGGCGTGCCCCTCGGGCCTGCTCCAGCGTGGAGTCGCTCAGCTCCATGGAGGAGCGGTAGTGCTGGGAGAGGAAGGCGTGCCGCAGGGTGCGGAAGTCCGTCCGGGCGAGGGCGTCGCGGATGGTGAGGAAGTTGCCGGATCTGCGGGTTCTCCCCGCTGCGGTCTGACAGCGGAAACGCCGAGTGCCCGACCGGCCGTCGTGCCGGGCCCGGTCGCCCCGGCTCAGTCTCCCGGCAGCAGGTCGAACACGTCGATGGGCGGCGGGAAGTGAGGGGCGCAGCCTCGGCAGGCGTACACGTTCCATCCGGGACCGCCGGCGCTGTGGACCTCGTGCACCATGACGGGGTCGTCCGTGATCCGCTCGCAGCGCACGCACATGCGCACGGGCGGCGGCGGTTCCGGGGAGCGGTCGTGGCTCATGCGGTGAACTCGTGGAGGAGGGCGCCGCCGAGGTAGGGGCGTACCAGCGCGCCCGCGTTCCCGTCGAGCGGTCCGTCGAGGCCGTACGGGCTGCCATGCGCGGGCAGGCGCGGTGCCGGGCGCGCGACCGGCGTGGACGGGGGAGTGCCGCCGGGGTTCGCTCCTGGAGGGAAGCGCCGGTCCAGCCAGCGCCGCAGCCGTGCGGCGAGGTGGAGGATGAGGTCGGTCACGTCATCGGCTCCTTGGCTCCCGTAGTCGGTTGATGGCCACGTCCCCGAGACGGCTGCATCCGTCGCCGGGGCTCTCCTGGGTCGACGCTAGAGGTGAGATTTATAGATGTCTATAGAGAACATGCGATGTAAGCTTCTGTGTTCGGATGGCCGCGACTGTGTACGGTCACCCGGGTGATGGAGTACGACCCGACCCGCCCCAAGTGGGTGCAGATCGCCGACGTGATCCGAGAGCGCATCGCCACCGGCGAGTACCCGCCGCGTCATCGCATCTCCGAGATGCGGATGGAGGAGGAGTTCGGCGTCGCGCGGATCACGGTGCGCAAGGCGACGGCAGCCCTCCGGGACGAGGGGCTGATCACCACGGCACACGGCATGGGCTCCTTCGTCACCGACCGGGGTGCAACCGACCCGCCCCGCTGACGGTCACGCCCCGCCGGCCTCCGCATCGCGCGGCGCCGGCGGGACCACAGCCACTTCTGGACGAGCAGCGTCAGCGTGCCCGCGAGGATGATCCCGAGCAGGTTCAGCAGCAGTTGCAGGCTGGAGCCCCACGCCTGCCCGTAGTCGCCGTAGCCGAGCGCCACCGCCGCGTTCGCTGCCGCCGGGACCGTCGTCACCGAGATGGCGACCCCGACCAGCGCCCCGGACTTCGCGGACGTCAGCGACAGGGTGCCGGCGACGCCCGCGAGGACGGCGACGACGAACGAGAACGCGTCCGGGTCGTAGATGAACGCCGTGTTCGGACGGTCGCCGCCGCGCAGCATCGACGCCTCGAACAGTCCGGCGCCGGTCATGAAGAGGCTGAAGAGCACCGTCACCGCCATGGCCACCGCGAAGCCCACCACCAGCGCCACCAGCGAGCGCAGCGCGAGCCGGGGGAGGCGCTGGACCACCGCCGTGCTGAAGCCCGCGAGCGGGCCGAACTCCGGGCCGACGGCCATCGCGCCCACGATCAGGATCGCGTTGTCGAGGACCACACCGCACGCGGCGATCATGGTCGCGAGCGTCAGGAACGCCAGATAGGTGACGGAGAGCGTCGACTCCTCGTGGGTCGCGTCGGTCAGCTGCTCCCACAGCACCGCGTCCGCGGGCTCGCCCGGTGCCTGCCGCTCCGCCTCGTCCGCCCGCCTGGACAGCGACAGGTCGACGCTTTCCACCGAGATCGCGCCCTCGCGGTCCAGCCCCCAGCTCCCGCAGGCCGCCGATCAGTTCGTCCCCGGCCTCGCGGGCGACGTCGCAGAGCACCAGGTCGCCCGACGGGTTGCGGGCGGCGCCGGTGAACACCACGAGGTGTGTCGTGCCCACCGTCTTATCGATGGTGGCGACGACCCGCTCGGTGCGGTCGGGCGGGACGATCAGACGCAGGTGCAGCACGCGGACGGCTCCTCGGCGGTCTTCCGGTAGGGCCGTCCGGCCGGGCGGCGGGTGGCGGGCGGCGGGCGGCGGAGGACGGGGGGTGGCGGGCGGCGGGCTCAGAGCTTGCGCAGGGACAGCCGCTGGACCTTGTGGTCGGGGCCCTTGCGCAGGACCAGGGTGGCACGCCCGCGCGTCGGGGCCACGTTCTCCCGGAGGTTGACGCCGTTGATCGTCCGCCACATCGTCCGCGCGTAGTCCAGCGCCTCCTCCTCGGAGACCTGGGTGTACCTGCGGAAGTACGAGGACGGGTCCTGGAACGCGGTCTCGCGCAGCTTGCGGAAGCGGTTGAGGTACCAGCGCTCGATGTCCTCCGGCCGCGCGTCCACGTACACGGAGAAGTCGAAGTAGTCGGCGAGACCGACCCGGGTGCGGCCGTCCTTGCCGGGCAGCGCGGGCTGGAGGACGTTGAGGCCCTCGACGATCAGGATGTCCGGGCGGCGCACGGTCAGCCGCTCGCCGGGGACGATGTCGTAGATGAGGTGCGAGTAGACGGGCGCGGACACCTCGTCCTTGCCGGCCTTGATGTCGGCGACGAAGCGGGTGAGGGCGCGGCGGTCGTACGACTCGGGGAAGCCCTTCCGCGACATCAGCCCCCGGTCCTGGAGCTGCTTCATCGGGTAGAGGAAGCCGTCCGTGGTGACCAGTTCGACGCGCGGGTGCTCGGGCCAGCGGGCGAGCAGCGCCTGCAGCAGCCGGGCCACCGTGGACTTGCCGACGGCGACGGAGCCGGCGACGCCTATGACGAACGGGGTACCGCGCTGGGTGCCGTGGCCGTTGCCCGCCTCGCCGAGGAAGGTGTTCAGGGCGCCGCGGAGGTTGGCGGTGGCCCCGACGTACAGGTTGAGCAGCCGGGACAGCGGCAGATAGATGTCCCGCACCTCGTCGAGGTCGATGACGTCGCCGAGGCCGCGGAGCCGTTCGACCTCGGCGGCGGTCAGCGGCAGCGGCGTCTTCTCGCGGAGTGCGCTCCACTCCTCGCGGGTCAGATCGACGTAGGGGGACGCCTCGGCCCGGTCGGCCCTGCGGCTTCGTGGCGGCGAAGTGATCACACGACCATTGTCGGTGCTGGGGGCGCGGCGTGGGGGGTGGGCTCGGTCACGCGGGGCCGGGCCCGACGGGGGCGGCGCCGCACCGGGAACCGTGCGCGGGCCACGGTCCGGGCGCCCCGCGACCCCGTGCCCCGTAACCTCGTATCCCCGCGCCCCGCGACCCCGCGCCCCGAAACTTCGTAATCCCGCGCCCCGCGCCCTGTACCACCACCTCAGCGAACGGATCCGGCCGCCCGATCCCGCCGCCGGACGCACGGCCGGCGGCCGGCCGGCCGGCCCGGCACACGCGGCACGTGACCTCGGCGGTCGGGCCCCCGCGGCCGTAGGCTGCCGCCATGTGCGGAATCGTGGGTTACGTGGGAGCGCAGTCCGCGCTCGATGTCGTCATCGCCGGGCTCAAGCGGCTCGAATACCGGGGCTACGACTCGGCGGGCGTGGCCGTCCTCGCCGACGGAGGGCTGGCCGCCGCCAAGAAGGCCGGGAAGCTGCTCAATCTGGAGAAGGAGCTCACCGACCGTCCGCTGCCGAGCGGCTCCACCGGCATCGGGCACACGAGGTGGGCCACGCACGGCGGCCCCACCGACGCCAACGCCCATCCGCACCTCGACAACGCGGGGCGGGTCGCCGTCGTCCACAACGGCATCATCGAGAACTTCGCCGCGCTGCGGGCCGAGCTGGCCGAGCGCGGCCACGACCTCGCCTCCGAGACGGACACCGAGGTCGTGGCCCATCTACTGGCCGAGGAGTTCTCCTCCTGCGGTGAACTCGCCGAGGCCATGCGCCTGGTGTGCCGGCGGCTGCACGGCGCCTTCACGCTGGTCGCCGTCCACGCGGACGAACCGGACGTCGTCGTCGGCGCCCGGCGCAACTCCCCCCTCGTCGTCGGCGTCGGCGACGGCGAGGCGTTCCTGGCCTCGGACGTCGCGGCGTTCATCGCCCACACCCGCTCGGCCGTCGAACTCGGGCAGGACCAGGTCGTCGAACTCCGCCGCGACGGCGTCACGGTGACCGACTTCGACGGCGCGCCCGCCGACGTGCGCTCGTACCACGTGGACTGGGACCTCTCCGCCGCCGAGAAGGGCGGCTACGACTACTTCATGCTCAAGGAGATCGCCGAGCAGCCGAAGGCCGTCGCCGACACCCTGCTCGGCCGGATCGACGAGGACGGCTCGCTCACGCTCGACGAGGTGCGGATCCCCGCCGCGGTGCTGAGGGAGGCGCAGAAGGTGGTCATCGTGGCGTGCGGCACGGCGTTCCACGCCGGGCTCATCGCCAAGTACGCCATCGAGCACTGGACGCGGATCCCGTGCGAGGTGGAACTGGCGAGCGAGTTCCGCTACCGCGACCCCATCCTCGACCAGCGCACGCTCGTCGTCGCCATCTCGCAGTCCGGCGAGACCATGGACACCCTCATGGCGCTGCGCCACGCCCGCGAGCAGGGTGCCAAGGTCCTCGCCATCTGCAACACCAACGGCTCCACCATCCCCCGCGAGTCGGACGCCGTGCTCTACACGCACGCCGGGCCGGAGGTCGCGGTCGCCTCGACCAAGGCGTTCCTGACCCAGCTCGTCGCCTGCTACCTGGTGGCGCTGTACCTCGGGCAGGTGCGCGGCACCAAGTGGGGCGACGAGATCCGGGCCGTCATCCGGGACCTCTCGCAGATCGCCACCCAGGTGGAGCAGGTCCTCGGCACCATGGAACCGGTGCGCGAGCTGGCCCGCTCGCTGGCCCGCAAGAACACGGTGCTCTTCCTCGGCCGGCACGTCGGCTACCCGGTGGCCCTCGAGGGCGCGCTGAAGCTGAAGGAACTCGCCTACATGCACGCCGAGGGCTTCGCGGCCGGCGAACTCAAGCACGGGCCGATCGCCCTGATCGAGAACGACGTGCCGGTGGTCGTCGTCGTCCCGTCGCCGCGCAGCCGGTCCGTGCTGCACGACAAGATCGTGTCCAACATCCAGGAGATCCGGGCCCGCGGCGCGCGCACCATCGTGATCGCCGAGGAGGGCGACACGGCGGTCGAGACCTACGCCGACCACCTGATCCGCATTCCGCAGACCCCGGCGCTGCTCCAGCCGATGGTGGCCACCGTGCCCCTCCAGGTGTTCGCCTGCGAACTCGCCACGGCCCGGGGCAACGAGGTGGACCAGCCGCGCAACCTGGCGAAGTCGGTCACCGTCGAATGATCGTCGGGGTGGGGATCGACGTCGCCGAGATCGACCGGTTCGAGGAGGCGCTGCGCCGGACGCCGGCGATGGCGGACCGGCTCTTCCTGCGGAGCGAACTGCTCCTCCCGAGCGGCGAGCGGCGCGGCACCGCCTCCCTCGCGGCCCGCTTCGCCGCGAAGGAGGCCGTCGCGAAGGCGCTGGGCGCGCCGGCCGGGCTGCTCTGGACGGACTGCGAGGTCTGGGTCGAGGACTCGGGCCGGCCGCGTCTGCGCGTCACCGGCACGGTGGCGGCGGCGGCGCGTGAGCGGGGGGTGCGGTCGTGGCACATCTCGCTCAGCCATGACGCCGGGGTGGCGTCGGCGATGGTGGTCGCTGAGGGGTAGCGGCGGGTCGGCGATGGGGGCGCGGTGGGGTTGCGGGGCCAGCGGTGGGGTTGCGGGGCCAGCGGTGGGGTCGCGTAGGGGGCACTGGCGGGTCCCGTCCGCGTACCGCGGTGTTCCGGCGCCGCCGACGACGTAGGCGACCCGGAGCCAGGTCCCGTCCGCGTACCGCGGTGTTCCGCGCGGCGGTACGCGAGCGCTTCCGCTCCCACCGCGATGTCGGGTGGGTCGGCGGGGGCGACGTGCGGCGGTTGGCGTGCGGGGGCTGTCGTGCAGGGGTTGGCATGCGGGGGTTGGCGTGCGGTGCCGGGCCCGGCGGGCGCGGCCGCACCCGTAACGCCGGGCGTGGCCGCACCCGTAGCGCCGGGCGTGGCCGCACCGGTTACGGCGGACGCCGCCGCACCCGCGATGCCGAGCGCGGCGGACGTTCGCACGGCATGCTTCTGAGCATGCGTCATGCCTACAGTGTCGACACCGTAAGGGCCGCCGAGGCCGAACTGATGGCCGGGCTGCCGGAGGGGGCGCTCATGCAGCGGGCCGCCGCGGGGCTCGCCGCGGCCGTCGCCGGTCTGCTGCCGCGCGTCTCCGGGGCCCGCGTCGTGCTGCTGGTCGGCAGCGGCGACAACGGCGGCGACGCCCTGTACGCGGGTGCGCGGCTGGCCCGGCGGGGCGCCGGGGTGAACGCGGTGCTGCTCGATCCCGACCGCGCCCACCGGAGCGGACTCGCGGCGCTGCGGACCGCCGGGGGCCGGGTCGCCGAGGACCCGTTCGGGGTGCTCGCCGCGGCCGACGTCGTCCTGGACGGCATCACGGGCATCGGCGGCCGCGGCGGGCTGCGCCCGGACGCCGTGCCGTTCGCCCGGGCCGCGCGCGGCTCCGGCGCGATGGTCGTCGCCGTCGATCTGCCGAGCGGCGTCGAGGCGGACACGGGAGAGGTGAGGGGCGAGGCGGTACGGGCCGACGCCACCGTCGCCTTCGGCACGTACAAGCCGGGACTGCTCGTCGACCCGGCGCACCGGTACGCCGGGGCCCTGCGGCTCGTCGACATCGGTCTCGGGCCGCGGCTGCCGTCCGTGCCCGACCTGGAGGCGCTGCAACACGCGGACGTGGCGCGGCTGCTGCCGGTGCCCGCCCCGGAGAGCGACAAGTACCGGCGCGGGGTCGTCGGCGTCGTCGCCGGCTCCGCCCGCTACCCGGGCGCCGCGGTACTCGCGGTGGCGGGCGCGGTGCACGGCGCCGCCGGGGCCGTGCGGTACGTCGGTCCCGGCGCGGACGCGGTGATCGCCCGCTTCCCGGAGGTGCTGGTGCACGGCTGGCCGCCCTCCCGCGCGGGCCGGGTGCAGGCGTGGGTCGTCGGACCGGGCCTCGGCGAGGCGCCGGGAGTGGCGGAGGTGCTGGAGTCCGACGTCCCGGTCCTGGTCGACGCCGACGGACTGCGGGGCCTCGACCCGGACGCGGTACGGGCCCGCAGCGCGCCCACGCTGCTCACCCCGCACGCGGGTGAGGCGGCGGCGCTGCTGGGGGTGGACCGCGGTGAGGTGGAGGCCGCGCGGCTCGGCTCGGTCCGGTCGCTGGCCGCCGAGTACGGCGCCACGGTGCTGCTGAAGGGCTCCACGACGCTGGTGGCCGACGCGGACGCCCGCCGTCCGGTGCGGGTGAACCCGACCGGCACCTCCTGGCTCGCGACGGCGGGCAGCGGCGACGTGCTGTCGGGGCTCGCCGGTTCGCTTCTCGCGGCCGGCCTCGAACCGCTCGACGCCGGGTCCGCGGCCGCCTATCTGCACGGTCTGGCGGCGCGGCTCGCCTCACGGGACGCCCCGGTGTCCGCCCAGGACGTGGCCGCGGCGATCCCGCGGGCCTGGCGCGACACGCGGACGCCCTGACGTGGCGCGGGCCACAGCAGGCGGGTGACCGGCGCCACTCACGGCCGTCGCCGTACGAGCCGGGTGGCGGGCCTCTGCGACACTGAGCGCGATGACTCAACAAGCACCCTTCCGGGCCCGTGCCGAGATCGATCTCGCCGCGCTGCGCGCCAACGTCCGCGCACTGCGCGCGCGGGCGCCGCGCGCCGCCCTCATGGCCGTGGTCAAGTCGGACGCGTACGGACACGGGATGGTCCCCTGTGCGAGGGCGGCCCTGGCCGCGGGGGCCGGGTGGCTGGGTACGGCGACGCCGGAGGAGGCGCTCGCCCTGCGGGCCGCCGGGATCGGCGGCCGGGTGATGTGCTGGCTGTGGACGCCCGGGGGACCCTGGCGCGAGGCGGTCGAGGCGGACCTCGACGTGTCGGTCAGCGGCATGTGGGCGCTGCGCGAGGTGACGCGGGCCGCCGAGGAGGCGGGCCGGGCCGCCAGGGTCCAGCTCAAGGCGGACACCGGACTGGGCCGCAACGGCTGCCAGCCCGCCGGCTGGGCCGAGCTGGTCGCGGCCGCCCGCGCCGCCGAGGAGGCGGGCACCGTCAGGATCACCGGTCTCTGGTCGCACCTCGCCTGCGCCGACGAGCCCGCTCACCCGTCCATCGCCGCGCAGCTGTCCGTCTTCCGGGACCTGGTGGCGTACGCCGAGAAGGAGGGCGCCGACCCGGAGGTGCGGCACATCGCCAACTCCCCTGCGGCGCTGACCCTTCCGGAGAGCCATTTCGACCTGGTGCGCACCGGTGTCGCGGTGTACGGGATCTCGCCCAGCCCGGAACTGGGCGCGCCCGCCGACTTCGGGCTGCGCCCGGTGATGACGCTCAGGGCGTCGGTGGCGCTGGTGAAGCGGGTTCCCGCCGGACACGGCGTCAGTTACGGGCACCACTACGTCACCGGCGGCGAGACCGCCCTCGGGCTGGTGCCGGTGGGGTACGCCGACGGCATTCCGAGGCATGCCTCCGGCCGTGGTCCGGTGCTGGTCGGCGGCGAGTGGCGGCGGGTGGCCGGCCGGGTGGCGATGGACCAGTTCGTCGTCGACCTCGGCCCCGGGGGGGAGTCCGTGCGGGAGGGCGCGGAGGCGGTGCTGTTCGGCCCGGGTGACCGGGGCGAGCCGACGGCACAGGACTGGGCGGAGGCGGCGGACACGATCGCCTACGAGATCGTGACGCGGGTCGGGGCGCGCGTCCCCCGGGTGCATCTCCACGAGGCCGAGGGCGAGGCAGAGGGCGAAGCCGAGGGTGAGGTCGAGGGGGAGGTCGAAGCCGAGGGGGAGGCCGGGCGCGCAAGCGTCGGCGCGACCGTGGGCGTGAACGTGGGCGCGCGCCTGGGAGTGCACCCGGGAGTGCACCCGGGAGCGCATCCGGGAGCGGACGAGGGAACGCGCGTGGGCACGGCAGCCGGCGACTGACCGGACGACCAGGAGACGACCACCAGTAGGAGCGGCACGGTGAGCGAGAACAGCGCGGGGGACGTGGCGGCGGCGGTGACCGACGCCGCCGCGGGCAACTGGCGCCGGGCGGGTGTCGCCGGCGCCGCCATAGGGGTGATCGCCGCCGGAGCGGCGGCGGGCGTCGCGATAGAGCGGATGACCGTGGGCCGGGGCATGCGCCGGAAGGCCCGGCTCGCCCTGGACGCCTCCGGGCCGTACGGGGCGCTTCGCGGCACTCCGGGCAGGGCCGTCGCCGACGACGGCACGGCGCTGTACTTCGAGACGGACGAGGTGGACCCGGAGCCGGGCGGCTCGGCACCGCGCCGGCGCAGGCTGTTCGGCCGCAAGGCCCCCGCGCCGGTGACCGTCGTGTTCAGCCACGGCTACTGCCTCAACCAGGACTCCTGGCACTTC
It encodes the following:
- the glmS gene encoding glutamine--fructose-6-phosphate transaminase (isomerizing), with the translated sequence MCGIVGYVGAQSALDVVIAGLKRLEYRGYDSAGVAVLADGGLAAAKKAGKLLNLEKELTDRPLPSGSTGIGHTRWATHGGPTDANAHPHLDNAGRVAVVHNGIIENFAALRAELAERGHDLASETDTEVVAHLLAEEFSSCGELAEAMRLVCRRLHGAFTLVAVHADEPDVVVGARRNSPLVVGVGDGEAFLASDVAAFIAHTRSAVELGQDQVVELRRDGVTVTDFDGAPADVRSYHVDWDLSAAEKGGYDYFMLKEIAEQPKAVADTLLGRIDEDGSLTLDEVRIPAAVLREAQKVVIVACGTAFHAGLIAKYAIEHWTRIPCEVELASEFRYRDPILDQRTLVVAISQSGETMDTLMALRHAREQGAKVLAICNTNGSTIPRESDAVLYTHAGPEVAVASTKAFLTQLVACYLVALYLGQVRGTKWGDEIRAVIRDLSQIATQVEQVLGTMEPVRELARSLARKNTVLFLGRHVGYPVALEGALKLKELAYMHAEGFAAGELKHGPIALIENDVPVVVVVPSPRSRSVLHDKIVSNIQEIRARGARTIVIAEEGDTAVETYADHLIRIPQTPALLQPMVATVPLQVFACELATARGNEVDQPRNLAKSVTVE
- a CDS encoding serine hydrolase domain-containing protein; the encoded protein is MTTINGEVAPGFEPVREAFAANFTQHGDIGAAVCVYRHGRPVVDLWGGVADVDTGRPWARDTLQLVYSATKGPTATAAHMLVERGMLDLDAPVAKYWPEFAANGKADTPVRWLLSHQAGLVAPDEPLPLAEALAWDPMATALAAQRPMWTPGTAHGYHGRTWGWLVGEVIRRVSGRSPGTFFADEIAGPLGLDFFIGLPASERSRVSRMVYQRPAVDLTTVPAEAVPEELREQVAAWRDPNSFSNRAFAVTAPAVVDFDSPEVQAAELPSSNGIGTARALARMYAALIGEVDGVRLIAPETLASATREQASGKDQVLVIPSRFSTGYMLPTEGNLMTGPNAFGHTGRGGSLAFADPEHRIAFGYAMNHIISGAGDARATALTEAVRESLA
- the alr gene encoding alanine racemase, encoding MTQQAPFRARAEIDLAALRANVRALRARAPRAALMAVVKSDAYGHGMVPCARAALAAGAGWLGTATPEEALALRAAGIGGRVMCWLWTPGGPWREAVEADLDVSVSGMWALREVTRAAEEAGRAARVQLKADTGLGRNGCQPAGWAELVAAARAAEEAGTVRITGLWSHLACADEPAHPSIAAQLSVFRDLVAYAEKEGADPEVRHIANSPAALTLPESHFDLVRTGVAVYGISPSPELGAPADFGLRPVMTLRASVALVKRVPAGHGVSYGHHYVTGGETALGLVPVGYADGIPRHASGRGPVLVGGEWRRVAGRVAMDQFVVDLGPGGESVREGAEAVLFGPGDRGEPTAQDWAEAADTIAYEIVTRVGARVPRVHLHEAEGEAEGEAEGEVEGEVEAEGEAGRASVGATVGVNVGARLGVHPGVHPGAHPGADEGTRVGTAAGD
- a CDS encoding DALR domain-containing protein, whose amino-acid sequence is MERVRLPRLRPSLPAAHRRVRPAAGRLSRGDRARHDGRSGTRRFRCQTAAGRTRRSGNFLTIRDALARTDFRTLRHAFLSQHYRSSMELSDSTLEQARGARRRIENFARTIDPAHTDSQTNVARATDAWTEMREHLDDDFDAPGALAVLFQYIREQNRTEEPAGPAALRLIEDVNNLFGTFDIPGAAESDAAVDELVKERDRLRAARKFAEADAIRDQLTEQGVTLEDSPEGTRWWQEPTS
- a CDS encoding NAD(P)H-hydrate dehydratase, whose protein sequence is MRHAYSVDTVRAAEAELMAGLPEGALMQRAAAGLAAAVAGLLPRVSGARVVLLVGSGDNGGDALYAGARLARRGAGVNAVLLDPDRAHRSGLAALRTAGGRVAEDPFGVLAAADVVLDGITGIGGRGGLRPDAVPFARAARGSGAMVVAVDLPSGVEADTGEVRGEAVRADATVAFGTYKPGLLVDPAHRYAGALRLVDIGLGPRLPSVPDLEALQHADVARLLPVPAPESDKYRRGVVGVVAGSARYPGAAVLAVAGAVHGAAGAVRYVGPGADAVIARFPEVLVHGWPPSRAGRVQAWVVGPGLGEAPGVAEVLESDVPVLVDADGLRGLDPDAVRARSAPTLLTPHAGEAAALLGVDRGEVEAARLGSVRSLAAEYGATVLLKGSTTLVADADARRPVRVNPTGTSWLATAGSGDVLSGLAGSLLAAGLEPLDAGSAAAYLHGLAARLASRDAPVSAQDVAAAIPRAWRDTRTP
- a CDS encoding GntR family transcriptional regulator; amino-acid sequence: MEYDPTRPKWVQIADVIRERIATGEYPPRHRISEMRMEEEFGVARITVRKATAALRDEGLITTAHGMGSFVTDRGATDPPR
- a CDS encoding 2OG-Fe(II) oxygenase, which encodes MDHVKNHAARPRTYQGVIDETLRKSEYVEMPTHLEEAAISHCAAPVRSHFEIAPKRIPTQPAVVYRYGPGVGFVAHHDEVTDIERERARTNGQPVVGGDLTLVVWLNTPDSYGGGELFFENPAQEIKPPCGTLVAFPATRDHIHGVRPITRGERVTLVVRVDAECL
- the coaA gene encoding type I pantothenate kinase — encoded protein: MITSPPRSRRADRAEASPYVDLTREEWSALREKTPLPLTAAEVERLRGLGDVIDLDEVRDIYLPLSRLLNLYVGATANLRGALNTFLGEAGNGHGTQRGTPFVIGVAGSVAVGKSTVARLLQALLARWPEHPRVELVTTDGFLYPMKQLQDRGLMSRKGFPESYDRRALTRFVADIKAGKDEVSAPVYSHLIYDIVPGERLTVRRPDILIVEGLNVLQPALPGKDGRTRVGLADYFDFSVYVDARPEDIERWYLNRFRKLRETAFQDPSSYFRRYTQVSEEEALDYARTMWRTINGVNLRENVAPTRGRATLVLRKGPDHKVQRLSLRKL
- a CDS encoding holo-ACP synthase; the protein is MIVGVGIDVAEIDRFEEALRRTPAMADRLFLRSELLLPSGERRGTASLAARFAAKEAVAKALGAPAGLLWTDCEVWVEDSGRPRLRVTGTVAAAARERGVRSWHISLSHDAGVASAMVVAEG